From a region of the Pseudomonas fulva 12-X genome:
- the fdx gene encoding ISC system 2Fe-2S type ferredoxin: MPVVTFLPHEKFCPEGLVVEAPSGTSILELAHEHHIEMESACGGVCACTTCHCIVRKGFDSLNEADELEEDYLDKAWGLEAQSRLACQAIVGEQDLTVEIPKYSLNHAAEAPH; the protein is encoded by the coding sequence ATGCCCGTGGTAACTTTTCTGCCCCACGAGAAATTCTGTCCCGAGGGCTTGGTGGTCGAAGCGCCGTCCGGTACGTCGATTCTGGAGCTGGCCCACGAGCACCACATCGAGATGGAAAGCGCCTGTGGCGGCGTGTGTGCCTGCACCACCTGCCATTGCATCGTGCGCAAGGGTTTCGATTCGCTGAACGAAGCCGACGAGCTCGAAGAGGATTACCTGGACAAGGCCTGGGGCCTGGAAGCGCAGTCGCGCCTGGCCTGTCAGGCCATCGTCGGCGAGCAGGACCTCACCGTCGAGATTCCCAAGTATTCGCTCAACCATGCCGCCGAAGCGCCGCACTGA
- the iscX gene encoding Fe-S cluster assembly protein IscX has product MSLKWVDVLEIAIQLADSKPDVDPRYVNFVQLHRWVVELPEFSDDPQRGGEKVLEAIQAAWIEEAQ; this is encoded by the coding sequence ATGAGCCTGAAATGGGTTGATGTGCTCGAAATCGCCATCCAGCTCGCCGACAGCAAGCCGGATGTCGACCCCCGTTATGTCAATTTCGTCCAGCTGCATCGCTGGGTGGTCGAGCTGCCGGAGTTTTCCGACGACCCGCAGCGCGGCGGCGAAAAGGTCCTGGAAGCCATTCAGGCAGCCTGGATCGAAGAAGCACAGTAA
- the ndk gene encoding nucleoside-diphosphate kinase: MAVQRTFSIIKPDAVAKNVIGKITTRFEEAGLRIVASKQLQLSEREAAGFYAEHSERGFFKDLVAFMTSGPVIVQVLEGENAIAKNRELMGATNPKEAAAGTIRADFAVSIDENAVHGSDSEASAAREIAYFFSATEINARIR, from the coding sequence ATGGCTGTTCAACGTACTTTCTCCATCATCAAGCCGGATGCCGTTGCGAAAAACGTCATCGGCAAGATCACCACTCGCTTCGAAGAAGCTGGCCTGCGCATCGTTGCTTCCAAGCAGCTGCAGCTGTCCGAGCGCGAAGCTGCCGGCTTCTACGCCGAGCACAGCGAGCGCGGTTTCTTCAAGGACCTGGTTGCGTTCATGACTTCCGGTCCGGTTATCGTTCAGGTTCTGGAAGGCGAAAACGCCATCGCCAAGAACCGTGAACTGATGGGCGCTACCAACCCGAAAGAAGCTGCTGCCGGCACCATCCGTGCTGACTTCGCCGTTTCCATCGACGAGAACGCTGTTCACGGTTCCGACTCGGAAGCTTCCGCTGCTCGCGAAATCGCTTACTTCTTCTCCGCTACCGAGATCAACGCCCGCATTCGCTAA
- the hscA gene encoding Fe-S protein assembly chaperone HscA, translating to MALLQIAEPGQSPQPHQRRLAVGIDLGTTNSLVAAVRSGVSEPLADAEGRLILPSAVRYHADRVEVGEAARAQASSDPYNSILSVKRLMGRGLADVKQLGEQLPYRFVAGESHMPFIDTVQGLKSPVEVSADILKVLRQRAEATLGGDLVGAVITVPAYFDDSQRQATKDAARLAGLNVLRLLNEPTAAAVAYGLDQKAEGVVAIYDLGGGTFDISILRLTGGVFEVLATGGDSALGGDDFDHAIAGWIVEQAGLSANIEPGAQRSLLQAACAAKEALTAADSVEVSYGQWRGVLSRIHFQTLIEPMVARSLKSCRRAVRDAGIEVEDVGAVVMVGGSTRVPRVREAVGELFGRQPLTDIDPDQVVAIGAAIQADALAGNRRADGEELLLLDVIPLSLGLETMGGLMEKVIPRNTTIPVARAQEFTTYKDGQSAMMIHVLQGERELVSDCRSLARFELRGIPPMVAGAAKIRVTFQVDADGLLSVSARELASGVEASIQVKPSYGLTDGEIARMLQDSFQHAGGDKAARVLREQQVDAQRLLEAVEGALQADGERLLDAEERMVIELQMQELRDLLTGTDGLAIEQQTKRLSQVTDAFAARRMDSTVKAALAGRSLNEIEE from the coding sequence ATGGCTTTATTGCAGATTGCTGAGCCCGGCCAGAGCCCCCAACCCCACCAGCGTCGTCTGGCGGTAGGGATCGATCTGGGCACCACCAATTCCTTGGTCGCAGCCGTGCGCAGCGGCGTCAGCGAGCCGCTGGCCGATGCCGAGGGACGCCTGATCCTGCCGTCGGCCGTGCGCTATCACGCCGATCGCGTCGAAGTCGGCGAAGCCGCGCGCGCCCAGGCTTCCAGCGACCCGTACAACAGCATCCTGTCGGTCAAGCGCCTGATGGGGCGTGGTCTGGCCGATGTGAAGCAGCTGGGCGAGCAACTGCCTTACCGCTTCGTCGCCGGCGAATCGCACATGCCGTTCATCGACACCGTGCAGGGCTTGAAAAGCCCGGTGGAAGTGTCCGCCGACATCCTTAAGGTGCTGCGCCAGCGTGCCGAAGCGACCCTGGGTGGCGATCTGGTTGGTGCGGTCATCACCGTGCCGGCCTATTTCGACGACTCCCAGCGCCAGGCCACCAAGGATGCCGCGCGCCTGGCCGGCCTGAACGTGCTGCGCCTGCTCAATGAGCCGACTGCTGCCGCCGTGGCCTACGGTCTCGACCAGAAGGCCGAAGGCGTTGTGGCGATCTACGATCTGGGCGGCGGCACCTTCGATATTTCCATCCTGCGCCTGACTGGCGGGGTATTCGAAGTGCTGGCGACCGGTGGCGACAGCGCCCTGGGCGGCGATGATTTCGATCACGCCATCGCCGGCTGGATCGTCGAGCAGGCGGGCCTGTCCGCCAATATCGAGCCCGGTGCCCAGCGCAGCCTGCTGCAGGCGGCCTGCGCCGCCAAGGAAGCGCTGACCGCTGCCGACAGCGTCGAGGTGAGTTACGGGCAATGGCGTGGTGTGTTGTCCCGTATTCATTTCCAGACCCTGATTGAGCCGATGGTGGCGCGCAGCCTGAAGTCTTGTCGCCGTGCGGTGCGTGATGCCGGTATCGAGGTCGAGGACGTCGGTGCGGTGGTCATGGTCGGCGGCTCCACCCGCGTGCCGCGGGTGCGCGAGGCGGTCGGCGAGCTGTTCGGCCGTCAGCCGCTGACCGATATCGACCCGGATCAGGTGGTCGCCATTGGCGCCGCGATCCAGGCCGACGCCCTGGCCGGCAACCGCCGCGCCGACGGAGAAGAATTGTTGCTGCTCGACGTCATCCCGTTGTCCCTGGGGCTGGAAACCATGGGTGGGTTGATGGAGAAGGTGATTCCGCGTAACACCACCATTCCGGTGGCGCGCGCCCAGGAATTCACCACCTACAAAGATGGCCAGAGCGCCATGATGATTCATGTGCTGCAGGGCGAGCGCGAGCTGGTCAGCGACTGCCGCTCCCTGGCGCGCTTCGAACTGCGTGGCATCCCGCCGATGGTGGCGGGTGCGGCGAAGATTCGCGTGACCTTCCAGGTCGATGCCGACGGCCTGCTCAGCGTCAGTGCCCGCGAACTCGCCTCGGGCGTCGAAGCCAGCATTCAGGTCAAGCCATCCTATGGGCTGACCGATGGCGAGATCGCGCGCATGCTGCAGGACTCCTTCCAGCATGCCGGTGGCGACAAGGCCGCCCGTGTGCTGCGCGAGCAGCAGGTCGATGCCCAGCGTCTGCTCGAAGCGGTCGAAGGTGCCCTGCAGGCCGACGGCGAACGCTTGCTGGATGCTGAAGAGCGCATGGTCATCGAGCTGCAGATGCAGGAATTGCGAGATTTGTTGACGGGCACCGATGGCCTGGCCATCGAGCAGCAGACCAAGCGTCTGTCGCAAGTGACCGATGCCTTTGCTGCCCGGCGCATGGATTCGACGGTAAAAGCCGCGCTGGCCGGGCGCAGCCTGAATGAGATCGAGGAATAA
- the ispG gene encoding flavodoxin-dependent (E)-4-hydroxy-3-methylbut-2-enyl-diphosphate synthase: MHGESPIKRRLSRKIWVGSVPVGGDAPIAVQSMTNTDTNDVAATVEQIRRLEAAGADIVRVSVPDMDAAEAFGRIKQQVNLPLVADIHFDYQIALRVAELGVDCLRINPGNIGREDRVKAVVEAARDKGIPIRIGVNAGSLEKDLQKKYGEPTPEALVESALRHVEHLDRLNFPDFKVSVKASDVFMAVEAYRLLAKQIEQPLHLGITEAGGLRSGTVKSSVGLGMLLAEGIGDTIRISLAADPVEEIKVGFDILKSLRLRSRGINFIACPSCSRQNFDVVKTMNELETRVEDLLVPLDVAVIGCVVNGPGEAKEAHIGLTGGTPNNLVYIDGKPASKLTNTNLVDELEKLIREKAAEKAAADAAVIVRG; encoded by the coding sequence ATGCACGGTGAATCGCCGATCAAACGTCGTCTGTCTCGCAAGATCTGGGTTGGCTCGGTGCCGGTCGGTGGCGATGCCCCGATTGCCGTACAGAGCATGACCAACACCGACACCAACGATGTCGCTGCCACCGTCGAGCAGATCCGTCGCCTCGAAGCGGCCGGTGCCGATATCGTGCGCGTCTCGGTGCCGGACATGGACGCCGCCGAAGCCTTTGGGCGCATCAAGCAGCAGGTCAACCTGCCGCTGGTGGCCGACATTCATTTCGATTACCAGATCGCCTTGCGCGTGGCAGAACTGGGCGTCGATTGCCTGCGCATCAACCCGGGCAACATCGGCCGCGAGGATCGCGTCAAGGCGGTGGTCGAGGCGGCGCGCGACAAAGGCATCCCGATTCGCATCGGCGTCAACGCCGGTTCCCTGGAAAAGGACCTGCAGAAGAAGTACGGCGAGCCGACGCCCGAAGCGCTGGTCGAGTCCGCGCTGCGCCATGTCGAGCACCTCGACCGCCTGAACTTCCCAGACTTCAAGGTCAGCGTGAAGGCCTCCGACGTGTTCATGGCCGTCGAAGCCTATCGCCTGCTGGCCAAGCAGATCGAACAACCCCTGCATCTGGGTATCACCGAAGCCGGCGGCCTGCGCTCCGGTACCGTTAAATCCTCGGTGGGTCTGGGCATGCTCTTGGCCGAAGGCATCGGCGACACCATTCGTATCTCCCTGGCCGCCGATCCGGTGGAGGAGATCAAGGTCGGTTTCGATATTCTCAAGTCGCTGCGCCTGCGTTCGCGGGGCATCAACTTCATCGCCTGCCCAAGCTGCTCGCGCCAGAACTTCGACGTGGTCAAGACCATGAACGAGCTGGAAACCCGCGTCGAGGACCTGCTGGTGCCGCTGGACGTGGCGGTGATCGGCTGCGTGGTCAACGGCCCAGGTGAAGCCAAGGAAGCCCATATCGGCCTGACCGGTGGTACGCCGAACAATCTGGTGTACATCGACGGCAAGCCAGCTTCCAAGCTGACCAATACCAACCTGGTGGATGAGCTGGAAAAGCTGATCCGCGAAAAGGCGGCCGAGAAGGCTGCAGCCGATGCGGCTGTGATCGTGCGCGGCTGA
- the iscU gene encoding Fe-S cluster assembly scaffold IscU: MAYSEKVIDHYENPRNVGKMNAEDPDVGTGMVGAPACGDVMRLQIKVNEQGVIEDAKFKTYGCGSAIASSSLATEWMKGKTLDEAETIKNTQLAEELALPPVKIHCSVLAEDAIKAAVRDYKQKKGLL; this comes from the coding sequence ATGGCTTACAGCGAAAAGGTCATCGACCACTACGAGAACCCGCGCAACGTCGGCAAGATGAACGCGGAAGACCCGGACGTCGGCACCGGCATGGTCGGCGCGCCGGCCTGCGGCGACGTGATGCGTCTGCAGATCAAGGTCAACGAGCAGGGCGTCATCGAAGATGCCAAATTCAAGACCTACGGCTGCGGTTCGGCCATCGCTTCCAGCTCCCTGGCTACCGAGTGGATGAAGGGCAAGACGCTGGACGAGGCGGAAACCATCAAGAACACCCAGCTCGCCGAAGAACTGGCGCTGCCGCCGGTGAAGATCCACTGCTCGGTACTCGCCGAGGACGCCATCAAGGCGGCCGTGCGCGACTACAAGCAGAAGAAAGGTTTGCTCTAA
- a CDS encoding tetratricopeptide repeat protein encodes MNSDDDELAGLKDWWDRNGKPLLAGGALALIAVFGWQGWQKYQTNQAQGASIIYQQLLESAMTPSGQPDAAKVAALAGELKKDFGGTQYAQYGSLFVAKVAVESGKLDDAAAELRSVVDKPANDTLGELARQRLARVLAAQDKADEALKLLDGDADQAFVASREELKGDLLVKLGRTDDAHVAYVKAKGALAEEAAVGGLQMKIDDLAKGDA; translated from the coding sequence TTGAACAGCGATGATGATGAACTGGCCGGCCTGAAAGACTGGTGGGATCGTAACGGCAAGCCACTGCTGGCGGGCGGCGCCCTGGCGCTGATCGCGGTATTCGGCTGGCAGGGCTGGCAGAAGTACCAGACCAACCAGGCGCAGGGCGCGTCGATTATCTATCAGCAACTGCTGGAGTCGGCCATGACCCCGAGCGGTCAGCCGGACGCCGCCAAGGTGGCCGCGCTTGCCGGCGAGCTGAAGAAAGACTTCGGCGGTACCCAGTACGCTCAGTACGGCAGCCTGTTCGTGGCCAAGGTCGCGGTCGAGTCCGGCAAGCTGGACGACGCGGCAGCCGAGCTGCGCAGCGTGGTCGACAAGCCGGCCAACGACACCCTGGGCGAGCTCGCCCGTCAGCGTCTGGCTCGCGTGCTGGCTGCCCAGGACAAGGCCGACGAAGCGCTCAAGCTGCTCGACGGCGATGCCGATCAGGCGTTCGTGGCCAGCCGTGAAGAACTCAAGGGCGACCTGCTGGTGAAGCTGGGCCGTACCGACGACGCCCATGTCGCCTATGTGAAAGCCAAGGGCGCGCTGGCCGAAGAAGCTGCCGTCGGTGGTCTGCAGATGAAGATCGACGACCTGGCCAAAGGGGATGCATGA
- the hisS gene encoding histidine--tRNA ligase: MSKSLQAIRGMNDILPQQTPAWRYLETTLATLLDSYGYLEIRLPILEFTDLFARGIGEGTDVVDKEMYTFLDRNNESLTLRPEGTAGCVRAVLEHGLTGGGQVQKLWYAGPMFRYEKPQKGRYRQFHQIGVEVFNLPGPDIDAELITLTWRLWKQLGLADAVTLQLNSLGSSEARGVYRDALVAYLRERFDQLDEDSQRRLTTNPLRILDSKNAQTQALLADAPTLHDYLDEESRAHFEGLKARLDAVGIKYEINPKLVRGLDYYGRTVFEWVTDKLGSQGTVCAGGRYDGLITQFGGKPTPGVGFAMGVERLVLLLETLQCVPAELSRPADAFICAFGEAAELAALALAEDIRNQVPGLRLLVNAGGGSFKSQFKKADKSGALYALILGEDELAKRVVGCKPLRDDSEQQSIAWSDLADHLASCTQQA, from the coding sequence GTGAGCAAGTCCCTGCAAGCCATTCGTGGCATGAACGATATCCTGCCGCAGCAGACGCCGGCCTGGCGCTATCTGGAAACCACGCTGGCGACCTTGCTGGATAGCTACGGCTATCTGGAAATCCGCCTGCCGATCCTCGAGTTCACCGATCTGTTTGCCCGCGGTATCGGCGAGGGCACCGATGTGGTCGACAAGGAGATGTACACCTTTCTCGACCGTAACAACGAATCCCTGACCCTGCGCCCCGAAGGCACCGCCGGCTGCGTGCGCGCTGTGCTCGAGCATGGCCTGACCGGTGGCGGTCAGGTGCAGAAGCTGTGGTACGCAGGCCCGATGTTCCGCTACGAGAAGCCGCAGAAGGGCCGGTATCGCCAGTTCCACCAGATCGGTGTGGAAGTGTTCAACCTGCCAGGGCCGGACATCGACGCCGAGCTGATCACCCTGACCTGGCGCCTGTGGAAGCAGCTCGGCCTGGCCGACGCAGTAACCCTGCAGCTCAACAGCCTGGGTTCCAGCGAAGCCCGCGGCGTGTACCGTGACGCCCTGGTGGCCTACCTGCGCGAGCGCTTCGATCAGCTCGACGAAGACAGCCAGCGTCGCCTGACCACCAACCCGCTGCGCATCCTCGACAGCAAGAATGCCCAGACCCAGGCGCTGCTCGCCGATGCCCCGACGCTGCACGATTACCTGGATGAAGAGTCCCGCGCGCACTTCGAGGGTCTCAAGGCGCGTCTGGATGCCGTCGGTATCAAATACGAAATCAACCCGAAGCTGGTGCGTGGCCTGGATTACTACGGCCGCACCGTATTCGAGTGGGTGACCGACAAGCTCGGCTCCCAGGGCACTGTTTGCGCCGGTGGCCGTTACGACGGCCTGATCACCCAGTTCGGCGGCAAGCCGACACCGGGTGTGGGCTTCGCCATGGGCGTCGAGCGCCTGGTACTGCTGCTGGAAACCCTGCAGTGTGTGCCTGCGGAGCTGAGCCGTCCGGCCGATGCCTTCATCTGTGCGTTCGGCGAAGCAGCCGAGCTGGCGGCACTGGCCCTGGCCGAAGACATCCGCAATCAGGTTCCGGGGCTGCGTCTGCTGGTCAATGCCGGCGGTGGCAGCTTCAAGAGCCAGTTCAAGAAGGCCGACAAGAGCGGAGCCCTGTATGCTCTGATCCTCGGTGAGGACGAACTGGCCAAGCGCGTGGTAGGTTGCAAACCTTTGCGCGACGACAGCGAACAACAAAGCATTGCCTGGTCGGATCTTGCCGACCATCTGGCATCCTGCACCCAGCAGGCTTGA
- a CDS encoding RodZ domain-containing protein, whose product MKAAQPEVVAAHRVNPGEALRAARESRGWSVAEVATQLNLTPTRLSQLEAGEFEKLPGNTFSRGYIRAYAKLLGLEQAPLVADFDQFTGSNAAGSSVHALGRIEEPTRYSQSILRLVSFLLLLGVGGACFYWWQEQGWQLDDLKNVGMGHVEVEGADGSTQIHQLDEPEDQAVAEAQNQGTELPLPGVPTEQAQEEAPSETPPATATELLQQNPPAQQQAAPAEQAPAAPAESHTATAPAAPTAQANAAAAQPPAAAAQPQAPAAAGEGLISLKFTADCWVQVTDANGKVIASGLKRGGDSLDVRGHAPMELRLGFARGAQVTYNGAAVDVTPYISNETARIKLGGQ is encoded by the coding sequence ATGAAAGCGGCCCAACCCGAAGTTGTAGCAGCTCATCGCGTCAATCCTGGAGAAGCCCTGCGTGCAGCGCGTGAGAGCCGGGGCTGGTCGGTGGCCGAAGTCGCCACCCAGCTCAACCTCACCCCGACGCGCCTGAGCCAGCTGGAGGCCGGCGAGTTCGAGAAGCTGCCGGGCAACACCTTCTCCCGCGGTTACATCCGTGCCTACGCCAAATTGCTGGGCCTGGAACAGGCGCCGTTGGTGGCTGACTTCGATCAGTTCACCGGCAGCAATGCGGCCGGCTCCAGCGTGCATGCGCTGGGCCGTATCGAGGAGCCGACCCGTTATTCGCAAAGTATCCTGCGTCTGGTCAGCTTCCTGCTGCTGCTCGGTGTGGGCGGTGCCTGCTTCTACTGGTGGCAGGAGCAGGGCTGGCAGCTCGATGACCTGAAGAACGTCGGCATGGGCCATGTAGAGGTCGAAGGCGCCGACGGCAGCACGCAGATTCATCAGCTCGACGAGCCGGAAGACCAGGCCGTCGCCGAGGCGCAGAACCAGGGTACCGAGTTGCCGCTGCCGGGTGTGCCGACCGAGCAGGCCCAGGAAGAGGCGCCGAGCGAAACACCGCCGGCGACCGCCACCGAGTTGCTGCAGCAGAATCCTCCCGCTCAGCAGCAAGCCGCACCTGCTGAACAGGCGCCTGCTGCCCCCGCTGAATCCCATACCGCCACGGCGCCTGCTGCACCGACTGCTCAGGCAAATGCTGCTGCGGCGCAGCCGCCAGCTGCGGCTGCTCAGCCTCAGGCGCCTGCCGCCGCCGGTGAAGGACTGATCAGCCTGAAATTTACCGCTGACTGCTGGGTCCAGGTCACCGACGCCAACGGCAAGGTCATCGCCAGCGGCTTGAAACGCGGTGGTGACAGCCTCGATGTGCGCGGCCATGCACCCATGGAATTGCGCCTTGGCTTCGCCCGTGGCGCCCAGGTGACTTACAACGGCGCTGCTGTCGATGTGACGCCGTACATCTCGAACGAGACCGCACGCATCAAGTTGGGTGGGCAGTAA
- the iscA gene encoding iron-sulfur cluster assembly protein IscA has product MAISMTQAAAQHIRRSLDGRGKGEGIRLGVRTTGCSGLAYVLEFVDETASEDQIFESHGVKVIIDPKSLVYLDGTELDFVKEGLNEGFKFNNPNVRGECGCGESFNV; this is encoded by the coding sequence ATGGCCATCAGCATGACTCAAGCCGCTGCCCAGCATATCCGTCGTTCGCTCGACGGCCGTGGCAAGGGTGAGGGCATCCGTCTCGGGGTTCGCACCACCGGGTGTTCCGGCCTGGCCTACGTGCTGGAGTTCGTCGACGAAACCGCCAGCGAAGATCAGATCTTCGAGAGCCATGGCGTCAAGGTGATCATCGATCCCAAGAGCCTGGTCTACCTCGACGGCACCGAGCTCGATTTCGTCAAGGAAGGGTTGAACGAAGGCTTCAAGTTCAACAATCCGAACGTGCGTGGCGAGTGCGGCTGCGGCGAAAGCTTTAACGTCTGA
- the hscB gene encoding co-chaperone HscB, which yields MKNAGPCHFALFELQPSFRLDLDQLAARYRELARSVHPDRFADASEREQRVALERSASLNEAYRTLKSDSQRARYLLAMRGPELPLEVTVQDPDFLLQQMQWREELEDLQDEADLAGVAAFKGRLKVAQQELNERFAEVWEDDARREEAERLMRRMQFLDKLSHEVRQLEERLDD from the coding sequence ATGAAGAACGCCGGCCCCTGTCACTTCGCCCTGTTCGAGCTGCAGCCCAGCTTTCGCCTGGATCTCGATCAGCTCGCCGCTCGCTACCGCGAGCTGGCGCGCAGCGTGCACCCGGACCGTTTCGCCGATGCCTCCGAGCGTGAGCAGCGTGTGGCACTCGAGCGCTCGGCGAGTCTCAACGAGGCTTACCGCACGCTCAAGAGTGACTCGCAGCGTGCGCGTTACCTGCTAGCTATGCGCGGGCCCGAATTGCCGCTGGAAGTCACTGTTCAGGATCCCGACTTCCTGCTGCAGCAGATGCAGTGGCGTGAAGAGCTCGAAGACCTGCAGGACGAAGCCGATCTGGCTGGCGTGGCGGCCTTCAAGGGGCGCCTGAAAGTCGCCCAGCAGGAGCTCAACGAACGCTTCGCCGAAGTTTGGGAGGACGATGCGCGCCGAGAAGAGGCCGAACGCCTGATGCGCCGCATGCAGTTTCTCGACAAGCTTTCCCACGAGGTGCGCCAGCTGGAAGAGCGCCTCGACGATTAA
- the rlmN gene encoding 23S rRNA (adenine(2503)-C(2))-methyltransferase RlmN — MTDTNGKINLLGLTQPEMEQFFESLGEKRFRAGQVMKWIHHFGVDDFAAMTNVGKALREKLEAAAYIRGPEVVSEDISSDGTRKWVVRVASGSCVETVYIPQGGRGTLCVSSQAGCALDCSFCSTGKQGFNSDLTSAEIIGQVWIANKSFGSVPAKIDRAITNVVMMGMGEPLLNFDNVVSAMKIMMDDLGYGISKRKVTLSTSGVVPMIDKLAEVIDVSLALSLHAPNDELRSQLVPINKKYPLDMLLAACKRYISRLGEKRVLTVEYTLLKDVNDKLEHAEQMVALLADVPCKINLIPFNPFPHSGYERPSNNAIRRFQELLQKAGHNVTVRTTRGEDIDAACGQLVGQVMDRTRRSERYIAVRQLNADAEAARPTASRN, encoded by the coding sequence ATGACCGACACGAATGGCAAAATCAACCTGCTGGGCCTGACCCAGCCGGAAATGGAGCAGTTCTTCGAGAGCCTCGGGGAGAAGCGCTTTCGTGCCGGTCAGGTCATGAAGTGGATCCATCACTTCGGCGTCGACGATTTCGCCGCCATGACCAACGTCGGCAAGGCCTTGCGCGAGAAGCTCGAGGCCGCTGCCTACATTCGCGGGCCCGAAGTGGTCAGCGAAGACATTTCTTCCGATGGCACGCGCAAGTGGGTGGTGCGTGTGGCGTCGGGCAGCTGCGTGGAGACCGTGTACATACCCCAGGGCGGGCGTGGCACCCTGTGCGTTTCCTCGCAAGCGGGCTGTGCCCTGGATTGCAGCTTCTGCTCCACGGGCAAGCAAGGTTTCAACAGCGACCTTACCAGTGCCGAGATCATCGGCCAGGTGTGGATCGCCAACAAATCCTTCGGCAGCGTGCCGGCCAAGATCGACCGCGCCATCACCAATGTGGTGATGATGGGCATGGGCGAGCCGCTGCTGAACTTCGACAACGTCGTGTCCGCCATGAAGATCATGATGGACGACCTGGGCTATGGCATCTCCAAGCGCAAGGTGACCCTGTCGACCTCCGGCGTGGTGCCGATGATCGACAAACTCGCCGAGGTCATCGACGTGTCCCTGGCGCTGTCGCTGCATGCGCCCAATGATGAGCTGCGCAGCCAGCTGGTACCGATCAACAAGAAGTACCCGCTGGACATGCTGCTGGCCGCCTGCAAGCGCTACATTTCCCGCCTTGGCGAGAAACGTGTGCTCACAGTCGAATACACCCTGCTCAAGGATGTGAACGATAAACTCGAGCACGCCGAGCAGATGGTCGCGCTGCTGGCCGACGTGCCCTGCAAGATCAACCTGATTCCCTTCAACCCGTTCCCTCATTCGGGTTACGAGCGGCCGAGCAACAATGCCATTCGCCGTTTCCAGGAGCTGTTGCAAAAAGCCGGGCACAACGTCACGGTGCGTACCACCCGTGGTGAAGACATCGATGCCGCCTGTGGGCAGCTGGTCGGCCAGGTCATGGACCGTACCCGTCGTAGCGAGCGCTACATCGCCGTGCGCCAGCTGAATGCCGACGCCGAGGCGGCGCGTCCCACCGCCAGCCGTAACTGA
- the pilW gene encoding type IV pilus biogenesis/stability protein PilW, protein MTVLRSLLFLFGASLLSACVSTGDVDPMKTPEGRKKAYDSFVQLGIGYLQQGETGPAKVPLKNALEIDPSGADAHAVLALVFQREMEPKLAEEHFRKSLSRNPRDARLLNNYGGFLFEQKRYKEAMERYALASEDSLYPERARIFENMGMTAVMLKQRQEAKSYFERSLRLNSRQPRALLEMANLSFEDREYVPARSYYESFSAISEQNARSLLLGARLATIFDDRDRAASLGLQLKRLYPGTPEYQQYLSEQR, encoded by the coding sequence ATGACCGTGCTGCGTTCTCTGCTGTTTCTGTTCGGTGCCAGTCTGCTCAGCGCCTGCGTTTCCACCGGTGACGTGGACCCGATGAAAACGCCGGAAGGGCGCAAGAAAGCCTACGATTCCTTCGTGCAGCTGGGCATCGGTTATCTGCAGCAGGGCGAGACGGGGCCGGCCAAGGTGCCGCTGAAGAACGCACTGGAAATCGACCCTTCGGGTGCCGATGCGCACGCGGTGCTCGCTTTGGTGTTCCAGCGCGAGATGGAGCCCAAGCTGGCTGAAGAGCACTTTCGCAAGTCGTTGTCCCGAAATCCCCGGGATGCGCGCTTGCTGAACAACTACGGCGGCTTCCTGTTCGAACAGAAGCGCTACAAGGAAGCCATGGAGCGCTATGCCCTGGCCTCCGAAGACAGTCTTTATCCCGAGCGCGCCCGGATATTCGAGAACATGGGCATGACCGCCGTGATGCTCAAGCAGCGCCAGGAAGCCAAAAGCTATTTCGAGCGCTCGTTGCGCCTCAACAGCCGCCAGCCGCGGGCCTTGCTGGAGATGGCCAATCTCTCCTTTGAAGACCGCGAGTACGTGCCGGCGCGCAGCTATTACGAAAGTTTCAGCGCCATTTCCGAGCAGAACGCCCGCAGCTTGCTGCTGGGCGCGCGCCTGGCCACGATCTTCGATGATCGTGACCGCGCTGCCAGCCTCGGCCTGCAGTTGAAACGTCTTTATCCCGGTACGCCGGAATATCAGCAATATCTGTCGGAGCAAAGATGA